The Streptomyces nitrosporeus genome includes a window with the following:
- a CDS encoding dihydrodipicolinate synthase family protein, with protein MDLSPLKAALADVVAIPVTPFAEDGTIDTTAHRALLRRLLDGGVRIVTPNGNTGEFYALTPDERRAVTELTIEEVAARATVLVGVGHDVPTAVAAAEHAGSAGAEMVMVHQPVHPYVAQDGWIDYHRAIAEAVPELGVVPYIRNPLLSGDKLAELADSCPNVIGVKYAVPDAARFGAFARDAGLERFVWVAGLAELYAPSYFATGATGFTSGLVNVAPGVSLTMLEALRAGDYTAAMKVWEQIRRFEDLRADRQSANNVTVIKEALASLGLCRRDVRAPSRVLPEAQRAEVAEQIAGWSV; from the coding sequence ATGGACCTCTCCCCGCTGAAGGCGGCCCTCGCAGACGTCGTCGCGATCCCGGTGACCCCGTTCGCCGAGGACGGCACCATCGACACCACGGCGCACCGCGCCCTGCTGCGCAGGCTCCTCGACGGCGGCGTCCGCATCGTCACCCCGAACGGCAACACCGGGGAGTTCTATGCGCTGACCCCCGACGAGCGGCGCGCCGTCACCGAACTGACCATCGAGGAGGTGGCCGCGCGGGCCACCGTCCTGGTCGGTGTGGGACACGACGTGCCGACCGCCGTGGCCGCCGCCGAGCACGCCGGATCCGCCGGCGCCGAGATGGTGATGGTGCACCAGCCCGTCCACCCCTACGTGGCGCAGGACGGCTGGATCGACTACCACCGGGCCATCGCCGAGGCGGTCCCCGAGCTCGGTGTCGTCCCCTACATCCGCAACCCGCTGCTGTCCGGCGACAAGCTGGCCGAACTCGCCGACAGCTGCCCCAACGTCATCGGCGTGAAGTACGCCGTCCCCGACGCCGCCCGCTTCGGCGCGTTCGCCCGGGACGCCGGCCTGGAGCGCTTCGTCTGGGTCGCGGGGCTCGCCGAGCTGTACGCCCCCTCCTACTTCGCCACCGGCGCCACCGGCTTCACCTCCGGCCTCGTCAACGTCGCCCCCGGCGTCTCCCTGACCATGCTGGAGGCGCTGCGGGCCGGCGACTACACGGCCGCGATGAAGGTCTGGGAGCAGATCCGCCGCTTCGAGGACCTGCGCGCCGACCGGCAGTCCGCCAACAACGTCACGGTCATCAAGGAGGCCCTGGCCTCCCTGGGGCTGTGCCGCCGCGACGTACGCGCCCCGAGCCGGGTGCTGCCCGAGGCCCAGCGCGCCGAGGTCGCCGAGCAGATCGCCGGGTGGTCCGTATGA
- the araD gene encoding L-arabinonate dehydratase: protein MSDTTTGTTGRRIAPEELRSHQWYGTDGLRSFSHRARTRQLGYLPEEHLGKPVIAILNTWSDINPCHVHLRDRAQAVKRGVWQAGGFPLEFPVSTLSETFQKPTPMLYRNMLAMETEELLRSYPVDGAVLLGGCDKSTPALLMGAASVDLPTVFVPAGPMLPGHWRNEVLGSGTDMWKYWDDKRAGLIGDCEMGELENGLARSPGHCMTMGTASTLTAAAEALGVTVPGASSIPAVDSGHDRMAAQSGLRIVELVWQQLTLSKILTADAYEDAVATVLALGGSTNAVIHLIAMAGRSGVKLTLDDFDRIARTVPVLANLRPGGAYLMEDFHFAGGLPGFLSRLTDVLHLDRPTVAHTTMGEQIEGALVHNADVIRDRDDPLAEEGGVAVLRGNLCPDGAVIKHIAAEPHLLRHTGPAVVFDDYKEMQRTINDPALALTPDHVLVLRNAGPKGGPGMPEYGMLPIPDYLLKQGVRDMVRISDARMSGTSYGACVLHVAPESFVGGPLALVRTGDLITLDVGARQLHLDVTEEELEARRAAWTPPPARYGRGYGALYQDQITQADTGCDFTFLARPGEVPDPYAG from the coding sequence ATGAGCGACACCACCACGGGGACGACGGGGCGCCGCATCGCCCCCGAGGAGCTGCGCAGCCACCAGTGGTACGGCACCGACGGGCTCCGCTCGTTCAGCCACCGGGCCCGCACCCGGCAGCTCGGCTACCTCCCCGAGGAGCACCTGGGCAAGCCGGTCATCGCGATCCTCAACACCTGGTCGGACATCAACCCCTGCCACGTCCACCTGCGCGACCGCGCCCAGGCGGTCAAGCGGGGCGTCTGGCAGGCGGGCGGCTTCCCGCTGGAGTTCCCGGTCTCCACCCTCTCGGAGACCTTCCAGAAGCCGACCCCGATGCTCTACCGCAACATGCTGGCCATGGAGACGGAGGAGCTGCTGCGCTCCTACCCCGTCGACGGGGCGGTGCTGCTGGGCGGCTGCGACAAGTCGACGCCCGCACTGCTGATGGGCGCCGCCTCCGTGGACCTGCCGACGGTCTTCGTGCCCGCCGGACCGATGCTGCCGGGCCACTGGCGCAACGAGGTCCTCGGCTCCGGCACGGACATGTGGAAGTACTGGGACGACAAGCGTGCCGGGCTCATCGGTGACTGCGAGATGGGCGAACTGGAGAACGGCCTCGCCCGCTCGCCCGGCCACTGCATGACCATGGGCACCGCCTCCACCCTGACGGCCGCGGCCGAGGCACTCGGCGTCACCGTGCCGGGCGCCTCCTCCATCCCGGCCGTGGACTCCGGCCACGACCGGATGGCGGCGCAGTCGGGACTGCGGATCGTCGAACTGGTGTGGCAGCAGCTGACGCTGTCGAAGATCCTGACCGCCGACGCGTACGAGGACGCGGTCGCCACCGTGCTGGCCCTCGGCGGCTCCACCAACGCGGTCATCCACCTGATCGCGATGGCCGGCCGCTCCGGGGTGAAGCTCACCCTGGACGACTTCGACCGCATCGCCCGCACCGTCCCGGTCCTCGCCAACCTCCGCCCCGGCGGCGCGTACCTGATGGAGGACTTCCACTTCGCCGGGGGACTGCCCGGTTTCCTGTCCCGGCTCACCGACGTCCTGCACCTGGACCGCCCGACCGTCGCGCACACCACGATGGGCGAGCAGATCGAGGGGGCGCTGGTCCACAACGCGGACGTCATCCGCGACCGGGACGACCCGCTGGCCGAGGAGGGCGGCGTGGCGGTGCTGCGCGGCAACCTCTGCCCCGACGGCGCCGTCATCAAGCACATCGCCGCCGAACCGCACCTGCTGCGCCACACCGGCCCCGCGGTCGTCTTCGACGACTACAAGGAGATGCAGCGCACCATCAACGACCCGGCCCTGGCCCTCACCCCGGACCATGTGCTGGTGCTCCGCAACGCCGGCCCCAAGGGCGGCCCCGGCATGCCCGAGTACGGCATGCTGCCGATCCCCGACTACCTGCTGAAGCAGGGCGTACGGGACATGGTGCGGATCTCCGACGCGCGGATGAGCGGCACCAGTTACGGGGCGTGCGTGCTGCACGTCGCCCCCGAGTCCTTCGTGGGCGGACCGCTCGCCCTCGTCCGCACCGGTGACCTCATCACCCTGGACGTCGGGGCCCGGCAGCTGCACCTCGACGTCACCGAGGAGGAGCTGGAGGCCCGCAGGGCCGCGTGGACACCGCCGCCCGCCCGCTACGGGCGCGGCTACGGAGCGCTCTACCAGGACCAGATCACCCAGGCCGACACGGGATGCGACTTCACCTTCCTGGCCCGGCCGGGAGAAGTGCCCGACCCGTACGCGGGCTGA
- a CDS encoding PmoA family protein, whose amino-acid sequence MTTTALLSCGGRPVGRYTYGGEAVTRPYLHPVTTLAGVPVTEERPADHIHHLGVSVAVPDVAGYNFWGGRTYVRGQGPTALDNHGAQRHLGWKLRDPDGFVEELGWEAGGAELLREHRTVAAVELTGTAWALDLSFSLTNRGEKDLSIGSPATNGRPGAGYGGFFWRAPKEPAAPAVFSGTLDGEEAVHGRAADWLALAGDGWTLVFAGATEETRRDPWFVRTTEYPGVGSSLAAGTRLPVPAGATVVRRVVTVVADGRLDREAAAAHVRKVVTA is encoded by the coding sequence ATGACCACCACCGCCCTCCTCAGCTGCGGCGGGCGCCCCGTCGGCCGCTACACCTACGGCGGCGAGGCGGTCACCCGCCCCTATCTCCACCCCGTCACCACCCTCGCCGGCGTCCCCGTCACCGAGGAACGCCCCGCCGACCACATCCACCACCTCGGTGTCTCCGTCGCCGTCCCCGACGTCGCCGGGTACAACTTCTGGGGCGGCCGTACCTACGTCCGCGGCCAGGGCCCCACCGCACTCGACAACCACGGGGCACAGCGCCACCTCGGCTGGAAGCTCCGCGACCCGGACGGCTTCGTGGAGGAACTCGGCTGGGAGGCCGGCGGCGCCGAACTCCTGCGCGAGCACCGGACGGTGGCCGCCGTCGAGCTCACCGGCACCGCCTGGGCGCTGGACCTCTCCTTCTCGCTCACCAACCGCGGCGAGAAGGACCTGTCCATCGGCAGCCCCGCCACCAACGGCCGCCCCGGCGCCGGGTACGGCGGCTTCTTCTGGCGCGCCCCGAAGGAACCCGCCGCCCCCGCCGTCTTCAGCGGCACCCTCGACGGCGAGGAGGCCGTGCACGGCAGGGCCGCCGACTGGCTGGCGCTCGCCGGCGACGGCTGGACCCTGGTCTTCGCCGGGGCCACCGAGGAGACCCGGCGCGACCCGTGGTTCGTGCGGACCACCGAGTACCCGGGCGTCGGCTCCTCCCTCGCGGCCGGCACCCGGCTCCCCGTACCCGCCGGGGCCACCGTCGTCCGCCGCGTCGTCACCGTCGTCGCCGACGGCCGGCTCGACCGGGAGGCCGCAGCCGCCCACGTCCGCAAGGTGGTCACCGCGTGA
- a CDS encoding 5-dehydro-4-deoxyglucarate dehydratase has product MTSAPLAARLTDAAGPLFFPVTAYRPDGGIGLEAFRAHVRAGVDAGAAAVFACCGTGEFHALTPQEFGQVVAAAVEETAGAVPVVAGAGYGTALAVQYARIAEESGADGLLAMPPYLVAAGQEGLLAHYTALAAATPLETIVYQRDNAVFTPETVLALARTPGIIGLKDGYGDLDLMQRIVSAVRTGLPDGDFLYFNGLPTAELTGLAYRGIGITLYSSAVFAFAPDIALAFFRALADGDDEQVNALLDHFYRPLVELRAKGRGYAVSLVKAGVRLEGLDVGTVRTPLTEPPAEHIGELAAIIAAGRALLEKHRTEEDA; this is encoded by the coding sequence GTGACCTCAGCCCCCCTTGCCGCCCGCCTCACCGACGCCGCCGGGCCGCTCTTCTTCCCCGTCACCGCCTACCGCCCGGACGGCGGTATCGGCCTCGAAGCCTTCCGCGCCCATGTGCGGGCCGGGGTCGACGCCGGCGCGGCCGCGGTCTTCGCCTGCTGCGGGACCGGTGAGTTCCACGCGCTGACGCCGCAGGAGTTCGGGCAGGTGGTCGCCGCCGCCGTCGAGGAGACGGCCGGGGCCGTGCCCGTCGTCGCCGGAGCCGGCTACGGCACCGCCCTCGCCGTCCAGTACGCCCGCATCGCCGAGGAGTCGGGCGCCGACGGGCTGCTCGCCATGCCCCCCTACCTCGTGGCGGCCGGCCAGGAAGGGCTGCTCGCCCACTACACCGCGCTCGCCGCCGCCACCCCGCTGGAGACGATCGTCTACCAGCGGGACAACGCCGTCTTCACCCCCGAGACCGTCCTCGCCCTCGCCCGGACCCCCGGGATCATCGGCCTCAAGGACGGGTACGGCGACCTCGACCTGATGCAGCGCATCGTCAGCGCCGTACGCACCGGTCTGCCCGACGGGGACTTCCTCTACTTCAACGGGCTGCCCACCGCCGAGCTCACCGGCCTCGCCTACCGGGGCATCGGCATCACGCTCTACTCCTCCGCCGTCTTCGCCTTCGCCCCCGACATCGCCCTGGCCTTCTTCCGGGCCCTGGCCGACGGCGACGACGAGCAGGTGAACGCGCTGCTGGACCACTTCTACCGGCCGCTGGTCGAACTGCGGGCCAAGGGCCGCGGCTACGCCGTGTCGCTGGTCAAGGCGGGCGTCCGGCTGGAGGGCCTGGACGTCGGCACCGTACGCACCCCGCTCACCGAACCCCCCGCAGAGCACATCGGGGAACTGGCCGCGATCATCGCGGCCGGCCGCGCCCTGCTGGAGAAGCACCGCACGGAGGAGGACGCGTGA
- a CDS encoding carbohydrate ABC transporter permease, giving the protein MAQSAAVATPPPKAKKPEQKAPKRRTASPRRLPYLLIAPAGLLMLGFIAYPVISVFYYSLQNYNVTKPWRNGFAGLDNFTRIFTEDDQFWSTLGFSAQWVFTQVTLQLALGLALALIVNQTFIGRGISRALVFSPWAVSGVLTSTIWILLYNSSTGFSRYLADAGIGDYGTSVLSDTGTVFWAATVTELWRGVPFFAILILADLQSVSKELYEAAAVDGAGRFRQFFHITLPHLRDAIILATLLRGVWEFNNVDLLYTLTGGGPAGETTTLPLYVANTGIEGHDFGYASALTTVAFVILLFCSIVYLRLSKFGGDHK; this is encoded by the coding sequence ATGGCCCAATCCGCAGCCGTGGCCACACCGCCGCCCAAGGCGAAAAAGCCCGAGCAGAAGGCGCCCAAGCGACGTACGGCCAGCCCCCGCCGCCTGCCGTATCTGCTGATCGCGCCCGCGGGCCTGCTGATGCTGGGCTTCATCGCCTACCCGGTGATCAGCGTCTTCTACTACAGCCTCCAGAACTACAACGTCACCAAGCCGTGGCGGAACGGCTTCGCCGGACTCGACAACTTCACCCGGATCTTCACCGAGGACGACCAGTTCTGGTCGACGCTCGGCTTCAGCGCCCAGTGGGTCTTCACCCAGGTCACCCTCCAGCTGGCACTCGGCCTCGCGCTCGCCCTGATCGTCAACCAGACCTTCATCGGACGCGGCATATCCCGCGCCCTGGTCTTCTCGCCCTGGGCCGTCTCCGGCGTGCTGACCAGCACCATCTGGATCCTGCTCTACAACTCCTCGACCGGTTTCAGCCGCTACCTCGCGGACGCCGGCATCGGCGACTACGGCACCTCGGTGCTCTCCGACACCGGAACGGTCTTCTGGGCCGCCACCGTCACCGAACTCTGGCGCGGGGTCCCCTTCTTCGCCATCCTCATCCTCGCCGACCTCCAGTCCGTCTCCAAGGAGCTGTACGAGGCGGCGGCGGTCGACGGCGCGGGACGCTTCCGGCAGTTCTTCCACATCACCCTGCCGCACCTGCGCGACGCGATCATCCTCGCCACCCTGCTGCGCGGGGTCTGGGAGTTCAACAACGTCGACCTGCTCTACACCCTCACCGGCGGCGGACCGGCCGGCGAGACCACCACCCTGCCCCTCTACGTCGCCAACACAGGCATCGAGGGCCACGACTTCGGATACGCGTCCGCGCTCACCACCGTCGCCTTCGTGATCCTCCTCTTCTGCTCGATCGTCTATCTGCGCCTGAGCAAGTTCGGAGGCGACCACAAGTGA
- a CDS encoding Gfo/Idh/MocA family protein, whose product MRNVPTHATTPLPIVLAGARGHGRWHLANIRRLQHQGLVRLAGVCELNPLTDTELEAFVGEMPEQSGDFGALLDSTGARAAVICTPIPTHTALALTAAARGVHLLLEKPPAATFDDYARMADGVREAGIACQVGFQSFGSHAVPAVKELVRSGAIGELKGIGAAGAWVRDDLYFRRAPWAGRRRLGTTDVVDGVLTNPLAHAVATALELADRGTAEDVLSIETELFRAHDIEADDTSCVRVTTTGGLPVTAAVTLCAEQAGEPYVIVHGDRGRITFWYKQDQVLVQRAGHGPEETVHGRTDLLENLVGHLVRGTALLVPPERTGAFMRVVEAVRTAPEPAALPQDVWHTLPAGTGDGVRRVVPGIDALVAAGADTLSLFSELGAPWARHSEVSTP is encoded by the coding sequence ATGAGGAACGTGCCGACACACGCCACCACCCCCCTCCCCATCGTCCTGGCCGGAGCCCGGGGACACGGACGCTGGCACCTCGCCAACATCCGCCGGCTCCAGCACCAGGGCCTGGTCAGGCTGGCCGGCGTCTGCGAACTGAACCCGCTCACCGACACCGAACTGGAGGCGTTCGTCGGGGAGATGCCCGAGCAGTCCGGCGACTTCGGGGCGCTCCTGGACTCCACCGGCGCCCGCGCCGCCGTCATCTGCACCCCGATCCCCACCCACACCGCGCTGGCACTGACCGCGGCGGCCCGCGGTGTCCACCTCCTCCTGGAGAAGCCGCCCGCCGCGACCTTCGACGACTACGCCCGGATGGCTGACGGCGTACGGGAGGCGGGCATCGCCTGCCAGGTCGGCTTCCAGTCCTTCGGCTCACACGCCGTGCCCGCCGTCAAGGAACTCGTACGTTCCGGCGCCATCGGCGAACTGAAGGGGATCGGCGCCGCCGGGGCCTGGGTCCGAGACGACCTCTACTTCCGGCGGGCGCCGTGGGCGGGCCGCCGCAGGCTCGGCACCACCGACGTGGTCGACGGGGTGCTCACCAACCCGCTGGCCCACGCCGTCGCCACCGCACTCGAACTCGCGGACCGGGGAACGGCCGAGGACGTCCTGTCCATCGAGACCGAACTCTTCCGGGCCCACGACATCGAGGCCGACGACACCAGCTGCGTCCGTGTCACCACCACCGGGGGCCTCCCCGTCACCGCGGCGGTCACCCTCTGCGCCGAACAGGCCGGGGAACCCTATGTGATCGTCCACGGCGACCGGGGCCGGATCACCTTCTGGTACAAGCAGGACCAGGTCCTGGTCCAGCGCGCCGGACACGGCCCCGAGGAGACCGTGCACGGGCGGACCGACCTGCTGGAGAACCTCGTCGGCCACCTGGTGCGGGGCACCGCACTGCTCGTACCGCCCGAGCGCACCGGCGCCTTCATGCGGGTCGTCGAGGCCGTGCGCACCGCCCCCGAGCCGGCCGCCCTCCCCCAGGACGTCTGGCACACCCTGCCCGCCGGCACCGGCGACGGCGTACGGCGCGTCGTGCCCGGCATCGACGCCCTGGTCGCCGCCGGGGCGGACACCCTCAGCCTCTTCTCCGAACTAGGCGCCCCCTGGGCGCGGCACAGCGAGGTGAGCACCCCATGA
- a CDS encoding GntR family transcriptional regulator, translating into MTFAPAPIPSRTQYVLEAVKHAILTAQLRPGQALVETELAAQFGVSKTPVREALKTLAGTGLVVMSQYKGATVRLVDAAMAREVYDVRLLLEPEALRRSITRKASLEAAQEALERSDSAIDKADRSLANRDFHRALYLPCGNPLLARMLDEVRDQAALVSTVAWSANPSWEREAAEHRKILALALADDAAAAAGALHDHIASFVRRAFPDDEDGGDTA; encoded by the coding sequence ATGACCTTTGCGCCAGCACCGATCCCCTCCCGGACCCAGTACGTGCTGGAGGCGGTCAAGCACGCCATCCTCACCGCGCAGCTGAGACCGGGACAGGCGCTGGTGGAGACCGAACTCGCCGCACAGTTCGGGGTGTCCAAGACGCCGGTGCGTGAGGCGCTCAAGACGCTCGCGGGCACCGGCCTGGTGGTCATGAGCCAGTACAAGGGCGCCACCGTGCGCCTGGTCGACGCGGCCATGGCCCGGGAGGTGTACGACGTACGCCTGCTCCTGGAGCCCGAGGCGCTGCGCCGCTCCATCACCCGCAAGGCATCGCTGGAAGCCGCCCAGGAAGCCCTGGAGCGGTCCGACTCGGCCATCGACAAGGCGGACCGCTCGCTGGCCAACCGCGACTTCCACCGCGCCCTCTACCTGCCCTGCGGCAACCCGCTGCTGGCCCGGATGCTCGACGAGGTCCGCGACCAGGCCGCCCTGGTGTCGACCGTCGCCTGGTCCGCCAACCCCTCCTGGGAGCGCGAGGCGGCCGAGCACCGGAAGATCCTCGCCCTGGCACTCGCCGACGACGCGGCGGCCGCGGCGGGGGCCCTCCACGACCACATCGCATCGTTCGTACGCCGCGCGTTCCCCGACGACGAAGACGGGGGTGACACGGCGTGA
- a CDS encoding carbohydrate ABC transporter permease: MTAALVEKKDSAPGNAPRPSSPPPFSARRPKRERAFDDVPRWQIYVPLGIYLLFTLIPFYWMLLFAVRPAGSTSLVPWPMTGEHFSKVWNERSFAVFFQNSMIVGVATLIATTLVALAGGYALARFDFKIKGGFMLALLCSQFIPGALMLVPLFEIFKNLQLINSLVSVVIAETVFQLPLSIILISGFIKNVPVTLEEAAWVDGCSRFKAFCAVVLPLLRPGLIAVGSFAFVHSWNHFLFALMFLSEQDKQTIPVGLNTLIGADSVDLGALAAGGVIAAVPVVIVFAFIQKWLITGFSAGAVKG, encoded by the coding sequence GTGACTGCCGCACTCGTAGAGAAGAAGGACAGCGCACCGGGGAACGCACCCCGCCCCAGCTCCCCGCCGCCGTTCTCCGCCCGCCGCCCGAAGCGCGAGCGCGCCTTCGACGACGTACCGCGCTGGCAGATCTATGTGCCGCTCGGCATCTACCTGCTCTTCACGCTCATCCCCTTCTACTGGATGCTCCTCTTCGCCGTACGGCCCGCCGGCTCCACCTCGCTGGTGCCATGGCCGATGACGGGGGAGCACTTCTCCAAGGTCTGGAACGAACGCAGCTTCGCCGTCTTCTTCCAGAACAGCATGATCGTCGGCGTCGCGACGCTGATCGCCACCACCCTGGTCGCGCTGGCCGGCGGATACGCCCTGGCCCGCTTCGACTTCAAGATCAAGGGCGGCTTCATGCTGGCCCTGCTCTGCTCGCAGTTCATCCCGGGCGCGCTGATGCTCGTCCCGCTCTTCGAGATCTTCAAGAACCTCCAGCTGATCAACTCCCTGGTGAGCGTGGTCATCGCGGAGACCGTCTTCCAGCTCCCCCTGTCGATCATCCTGATCAGCGGATTCATCAAGAACGTCCCGGTGACCCTGGAGGAAGCCGCCTGGGTGGACGGCTGCTCGCGCTTCAAGGCCTTCTGCGCGGTCGTGCTGCCGCTGCTGCGCCCCGGGCTGATCGCGGTGGGCTCCTTCGCCTTCGTGCACAGCTGGAACCACTTCCTGTTCGCCCTGATGTTCCTCAGCGAGCAGGACAAGCAGACGATCCCGGTCGGCCTCAACACCCTGATCGGCGCGGACAGCGTGGACCTCGGCGCACTGGCCGCGGGCGGTGTGATCGCCGCGGTGCCCGTGGTGATCGTCTTCGCCTTCATCCAGAAGTGGCTCATCACCGGCTTCAGCGCCGGCGCCGTGAAGGGATGA
- a CDS encoding NAD-dependent epimerase/dehydratase family protein, which produces MPAPRTVLLTGAAGGLGTLMRGLLPAYGYELRLFDVVPVEGEPDAVVADLCDKEAVREAVRGVDAIIHLAGISLEAPFEKILRSNIEGTYNLYEAAREEGVGRIVFASSNHAIGYTPRPGEGDPLIPIGTPRRPDTFYGLSKSFGEDLAQLYSDKHGLETVSVRIGSCFMEPTSVRMLSVWMSPGDGARLFHAALTAQDVRHTVVYGSSANTRLWWDLTTARGLGYEPQDDSEQYADKLIAEQGELDPDNPDHARVGGHFVTNPPLWPH; this is translated from the coding sequence ATGCCCGCTCCCCGCACCGTCCTGCTCACCGGCGCCGCAGGCGGCCTCGGCACCCTGATGCGGGGGCTGCTCCCCGCCTACGGTTACGAACTCCGCCTCTTCGACGTGGTCCCCGTCGAGGGCGAACCGGACGCCGTCGTCGCCGACCTCTGCGACAAGGAGGCGGTGCGCGAGGCCGTACGCGGGGTCGACGCGATCATCCACCTCGCGGGCATCTCGCTGGAAGCCCCCTTCGAGAAGATCCTGCGTTCCAACATCGAGGGGACGTACAACCTGTACGAGGCGGCGCGGGAGGAGGGCGTCGGCCGGATCGTGTTCGCGTCGTCCAACCACGCCATCGGTTACACACCGCGCCCCGGGGAGGGCGATCCGCTGATCCCCATCGGCACGCCCCGCCGCCCGGACACCTTCTACGGCCTGTCCAAGTCCTTCGGCGAGGACCTGGCGCAGCTCTACTCCGACAAGCACGGGCTGGAGACCGTCTCGGTGCGGATCGGCTCCTGCTTCATGGAGCCGACCTCGGTACGGATGCTGTCGGTGTGGATGAGCCCCGGCGACGGTGCGCGCCTCTTCCACGCCGCGCTGACGGCCCAGGACGTGCGGCACACCGTGGTCTACGGCTCGTCCGCCAACACCCGCCTGTGGTGGGACCTGACGACCGCCCGCGGGCTGGGTTACGAGCCGCAGGACGACTCGGAGCAGTACGCGGACAAGCTGATCGCCGAGCAGGGGGAGCTGGACCCGGACAACCCGGACCACGCCCGCGTCGGCGGCCACTTCGTGACGAACCCGCCGCTCTGGCCCCACTGA
- a CDS encoding TerD family protein → MTAMTPGSNIPLSVARVAVDVAAPVRLDVSGLLLTADGKVRSDDDFIFYNQPSGPGVTYRSGGGTSPDAIVVDTAAVPAGIEKIVVTASPDAAGQTFQGVEPTATVRNADDGGAIATFTPPQLGGETALLVIEIYRRNGAWKARAVGQGYANGLAGIATDFGVSVEEPAPAPAPVAAPAPPATPAPAAPPVAPLDPRIAHAAAPPAPPAPPAPAAPAASGRINLDKGRVNLQKNQTVSLVKGGRPLLSQVKMGLGWEPAFRGKDIDLDASVIAYGPQRNHLESCYFGKLSILGGAVKHSGDNLTGEGAGDDEVIVVDLGRLPAEATGLVFTVNSFTGQKFTEVAKAYCRLIDAATGEELVRFDLTGAEPQTGVMMAKLIKQFSGEWEMTAMGEFVKSRTVRGMVKPAAKSL, encoded by the coding sequence ATGACCGCAATGACCCCCGGCTCGAACATCCCTCTCTCCGTCGCCCGTGTGGCGGTGGACGTCGCCGCCCCGGTGCGGCTCGACGTCTCGGGCCTGCTGCTCACCGCCGACGGCAAGGTGCGCTCCGACGACGACTTCATCTTCTACAACCAGCCCTCGGGGCCCGGCGTGACCTACCGCTCCGGCGGCGGCACGTCCCCCGACGCGATCGTGGTGGACACCGCGGCGGTTCCGGCGGGCATCGAGAAGATCGTCGTGACCGCGAGCCCCGACGCCGCCGGCCAGACCTTCCAGGGCGTCGAGCCCACCGCCACCGTGCGCAACGCGGACGACGGCGGTGCGATCGCCACCTTCACCCCGCCCCAGCTCGGTGGCGAGACGGCACTGCTGGTCATCGAGATCTACCGGCGCAACGGCGCCTGGAAGGCCCGGGCGGTCGGCCAGGGCTACGCGAACGGCCTCGCGGGCATCGCCACGGACTTCGGCGTGTCGGTCGAGGAGCCCGCCCCGGCCCCCGCGCCGGTGGCGGCACCGGCTCCCCCGGCCACGCCCGCTCCGGCGGCCCCGCCCGTCGCGCCGCTGGACCCGCGCATCGCCCACGCGGCGGCCCCGCCCGCTCCGCCGGCCCCTCCCGCGCCCGCGGCGCCCGCCGCTTCCGGGCGGATCAACCTCGACAAGGGCAGGGTCAACCTCCAGAAGAACCAGACGGTCTCCCTGGTCAAGGGCGGCCGTCCGCTGCTCTCCCAGGTGAAGATGGGGCTCGGCTGGGAGCCCGCGTTCCGGGGCAAGGACATCGACCTGGATGCCTCGGTGATCGCCTACGGCCCCCAGCGCAACCATCTGGAGAGCTGCTATTTCGGCAAGCTCTCCATTCTCGGCGGCGCCGTCAAGCACTCCGGTGACAACCTCACCGGGGAGGGTGCCGGTGACGACGAGGTGATCGTCGTCGACCTGGGCAGGCTCCCCGCCGAGGCGACGGGCCTGGTGTTCACGGTCAACTCCTTCACCGGCCAGAAGTTCACCGAGGTCGCCAAGGCGTACTGCCGGCTGATCGACGCGGCCACCGGGGAGGAGCTGGTCCGCTTCGACCTGACGGGGGCGGAGCCGCAGACCGGCGTGATGATGGCCAAGCTGATCAAGCAGTTCTCCGGCGAGTGGGAGATGACCGCCATGGGCGAGTTCGTGAAGTCACGGACCGTCCGCGGGATGGTGAAGCCGGCAGCCAAGTCGCTCTGA